The Pseudochaenichthys georgianus chromosome 8, fPseGeo1.2, whole genome shotgun sequence genome has a segment encoding these proteins:
- the LOC117450518 gene encoding xylosyltransferase 1-like produces the protein MTGIPCPRRLARRSKSALLIAALAVLLVQTLIVWNFSSLDSAGGGDGGARSREKREERAGGLNKADKEHPRRGLQKKGDPPPLGKAAVQHKLQADAYLSHRPKEKLRLDSNNNENSVPKDFDTIDSNSNSNLGARRQRFPLANSKRKLEKAQAKSMLGKPANEVLKFPTVQPRGVGPHNNRTHVRKPHPQVPTVPIAVQGSDQFHTAKRSSTLPPPGVVVKKEQPQCEISGKEAISALSRAKSRECRQQIVEVYCKHKNKALMPERVPRYCPIEGKANVNVQWDEDPSGSAQLVPARMAFVLVVHGRSSRQFQRLFKAIYHTSHYYYIHVDQRSNYLYKEVLSLAGQYPNVRVTPWRMSTIWGGASLLTMYLRSMEDLLKMSDWSWDFFINLSAADYPIRTNELLVAFLSKYRNMNFIKSHGRDNARFIRKQGLDRLFLECDTHMWRLGDRKIPEGIAVDGGSDWFLLNRPFVDYVVNSKDELVSSMKSFYAYTLLPAESFFHTILENSAHCETMVDNNLRLTNWNRKLGCKCQYKHIVDWCGCSPNDFKTSDLPRFQQASRPTFFARKFEASVSQEIINQLDSYLFGSHPSGTPGLQAYWENIYEHETDGPASLSDSTLSHYHAFTRMGLSRAASSLQGHPNDNSCRFMSTSHPVSVHLYFLSDKFQGYLLRHVAINRASAQLESLETWVTSKDHYTPASPPQPNNRLQHVQVGADWDPKERIFRNWGGLLGPRDEPVAVQRWSRSQTNLTATVVWIDPTNVIAATYDILVDASAEVTHYRPPLSPPLRPGLWTLRVLHHWNLLGQTSFIMAPLEFHRQQPIQQEDTLRLHSGPPKNSYMEQSFHGLNPVLRLPVSLGAVEEAEANAGLTGAPLRRWLDRLLEGHWSATDVCSMGPSVCPIMQRCKLTPWSSASPDPKSELSPPREDGRIR, from the exons GATGCCTACCTTTCCCACCGTCCCAAAGAGAAACTCCGCCTGGACAGCAACAACAACGAGAACTCGGTCCCTAAAGACTTTGACACCATCGACAGCAACAGCAACAGCAACCTGGGAGCCCGACGGCAGCGATTTCCACTCGCTAACTCCAAGCGCAAGCTGGAGAAGGCCCAAGCAAAGAGCATGCTGGGAAAACCTGCAAACGAGGTCCTCAAGTTCCCAACGGTGCAACCCAGAGGGGTGGGGCCCCATAACAATCGCACCCACGTCCGTAAACCCCACCCCCAGGTTCCAACGGTCCCAATAGCGGTGCAGGGGTCCGATCAGTTTCACACGGCAAAGAGGTCCTCTACGCTGCCACCGCCCGGCGTGGTGGTGAAGAAGGAGCAGCCGCAGTGCGAGATCAGCGGGAAGGAAGCCATTTCTGCTCTGTCCCGGGCCAAGAGCCGCGAGTGTCGGCAGCAGATAGTGGAGGTCTACtgcaaacacaaaaacaaagccCTGATGCCGGAGAGAGTGCCTCGCTACTGCCCCATAGAAG GTAAGGCCAATGTGAACGTACAGTGGGACGAGGACCCCTCGGGGTCCGCCCAGCTGGTCCCGGCCCGGATGGCCTTCGTCCTGGTGGTCCACGGCCGGTCCTCACGTCAGTTCCAGCGACTCTTCAAAGCCATCTACCACACCTCGCACTACTACTACATCCATGTGGACCAG AGATCCAACTATCTGTACAAAGAGGTCCTGTCTCTGGCCGGACAGTATCCTAACGTCCGGGTGACTCCCTGGCGGATGTCCACCATCTGGGGCGGGGCCAGCCTGCTGACTATGTACCTGCGCAGCATGGAGGACCTTCTCAAAATGTCCGACTGGTCCTGGGACTTCTTCATCAACCTCAGCGCCGCAGACTACCCCATCAG GACCAACGAGCTGCTGGTGGCGTTCCTGTCCAAGTACCGCAACATGAACTTCATCAAATCTCACGGCAGAGACAACGCACG ATTCATTCGTAAGCAGGGTCTGGACCGTCTGTTCCTCGAGTGTGACACGCACATGTGGCGTCTCGGGGACCGTAAGATCCCAGAGGGCATTGCGGTGGACGGAGGCTCTGATTGGTTCCTGCTGAACCGGCCCTTCGTGGACTACGTGGTGAACTCCAAAGATGAGCTGGTCAGCAGCATGAAGAGCTTCTACGCCTACACACTGCTGCCTGCTGAG TCGTTCTTCCACACGATTCTGGAGAACAGCGCCCACTGTGAGACGATGGTGGACAACAACCTGAGGCTCACCAACTGGAACCGCAAGCTGGGATGTAAATGTCAGTACAAACACATCGTGGACTGGTGCGGCTGCTCGCCCAACGACTTCAAGACCTCCGACCTGCCGCGCTTCCAG CAAGCGTCGAGACCCACCTTCTTCGCCAGGAAGTTTGAGGCCAGCGTGAGCCAGGAGATCATCAACCAGCTGGACTCCTACCTATTTGGATCTCACCCCTCGGGGACCCCGGGGCTCCAGGCCTACTGGGAAAACATCTATGAGCATGAGACGGACGGCCCCGCCAGCCTATCAGACTCCACGCTCAGCCACTACCACGCCTTTACTCGTATGGGACTGTCCCGCGCCGCCAGCTCGCTGCAGGGACACCCCAATGACAACAGCTGCAG GTTCATGTCCACGAGCCACCCCGTATCCGTCCACCTCTACTTCCTGTCAGACAAGTTCCAGGGCTACCTTCTGCGCCACGTGGCCATCAACCGAGCCTCCGCCCAGCTGGAGAGCCTGGAGACCTGGGTGACCTCCAAAGACCACTACACCCCCGCCAGCCCCCCCCAACCCAAcaacaggctgcagcacgtccag GTGGGGGCGGACTGGGACCCTAAGGAGCGTATCTTCAGGAACTGGGGGGGTCTGCTGGGCCCCAGGGACGAGCCGGTTGCCGTGCAGCGCTGGAGCCGCAGCCAGACCAACCTGACGGCCACCGTGGTGTGGATCGACCCCACCAACGTCATCGCCGCCACCTACGACATCCTGGTGGACGCCTCCGCCGAGGTCACGCACTACCGGCCGCCCCTCAGCCCCCCGCTGAGGCCCGGCCTGTGGACCCTCAGGGTGCTGCACCACTGGAACCTGCTGGGCCAGACCAGCTTCATCATGGCCCCGCTCGAGTTCCACCGGCAGCAGCCCATTCAGCAAG AGGACACCCTGCGGCTGCACAGCGGCCCGCCCAAGAACTCCTACATGGAGCAGAGCTTCCACGGCCTGAACCCCGTGCTGCGGCTGCCGGTGAGTCTGGGGGCAGTGGAGGAGGCGGAGGCCAACGCCGGCCTGACGGGGGCGCCGCTGCGTCGCTGGCTGGACCGCCTGCTGGAGGGCCACTGGTCGGCCACGGACGTCTGCTCCATGGGCCCCAGCGTGTGTCCCATCATGCAGCGCTGCAAGCTCACCCCCTGGAGCTCCGCCAGCCCCGACCCAAAGTCTGAGCTCAGCCCCCCCAGAGAGGACGGGAGGATCAGGTAG